The following coding sequences lie in one Pungitius pungitius chromosome 18, fPunPun2.1, whole genome shotgun sequence genomic window:
- the golga2 gene encoding golgin subfamily A member 2 isoform X1, translating to MADQSRQIKLAAAKKKLKEFQQKSSPVSVGVEKGDGGSGGGGGGGGGGGGGGAKKKRKVKGLNQHDAPSTDRNSPDNFDRILKALSQSNGVVLPPYGNSQAFADMEAIGSSVPQALEESKGELGPGSPVSNLASINTATNPESVGHNADLQDYPNTNGNGRLKEENRPLSSTESLRQLSQQLNGLVSESSSAYVNGDSPPPVSERELEDRSQELAAALESSKLTNTQLNTKLDQLAQQSQVLSDQIQKERKDFEQRFSKEQGAMREQLQVHIQTIGILVSEKSELQTALQYTQQAARQKAAEAEELNNRLQATKQRVSELERTLSSVSTQQKQFEKHNKEFEKERDSLRLEVFRLNNLSEESKQQKSELSEKIKLSTQENGAMRLEVEDLRKRLEIADLMLQQFSSQSDPSNANQQVQLLLGEKQQVEEHNHQLMESIAQLQKERDCYAEQIQEEGRLWKDKTEQLLTQVSLVAEERDQNISRVQQLEARITELNNAAVLLSQERETLDNTEPQSSGPSESEVALQEALNSLHQEKDALIAQYQAQLRDNEQLSRLCVEQETRLGEMERQVERQVEEGDDRRRMLEDVQSDKATISRALSQNRTLKDQLAELQNGFVKLTNENMELTTAIQSEQHVKKELARRMGELQEELHDVKEQLELKGTDVQSLIEQRDQVVAHLQQYSAGYQTLASEREQMHHQYLQQIQLMDRLQHDESQGRVQLEISHNQLKQAQEHLEMLVKDNEHLKAEVKELLYSSTLVTSSRDQGDGVESQSLQESPEKSSPIIIPEDFESHKEMEEFIREALAQLEAERDEARRQLEEEHRLHMAARHQAALALSLEQQQHSYTPVYDHHHDHEHGHAEGEHGHCEHSHEHSEGGVPVEVHQALQAAMEKLQQRFSSLMREKADLRERVEELEHRCIQLSGETDTIGEYIALYQNQRAIMKQKHQEKEQYISMLAQDKEEMKAKLAELQDLVMRLVAERNDWYSRYTGAVAGTMNPDLLPAGADHAHTEHHGDAPLNAVNGAEAMEIIPLSETGPEAPSSQKLSSGTAPEEDGTAQQIMQLLQEIQNPQAAQRTPPFLGENPCIPFFYRPDEQDEVKILVV from the exons CTGAAGGAGTTTCAGCAGAAGAGCTCCCCTGTTAGTGTGGGAGTAGAAAAGGGTGATGGTggtagtggaggaggaggaggaggaggaggcggcggtggtggtggaggagccaagaagaagaggaaagtgAAAGGATTGAACCAACATGATGCACCTTCAACAGACAGAAACTCTCCAGATAAT TTTGACCGTATTCTGAAAGCACTTAGTCAAAGCAATGGAGTAGTCCTGCCTCCTTATGGCAACAGTCAG GCCTTTGCTGACATGGAGGCCATCGGGTCTTCAGTTCCCCAGGCGCTGGAGGAGTCAAAGGGCGAGCTGGGTCCTGGCTCACCTGTGTCTAACCTCGCTAGCATTAACACTGCTACTAACCCTGAGTCTGTTGGTCACAACGCTgacctccag GACTATCCCAATACCAATGGAAACGGgcgtttaaaagaagaaaatag ACCACTGTCTTCCACAGAGAGCCTGCGGCAGCTCTCACAGCAGCTAAACGGCCTCGTCTCTGAG TCATCTTCTGCGTATGTCAATGGAGACAGTCCCCCTCCTGTTAGTGAGAGAGAGCTTGAG GATCGGAGCCAGGAGCTGGCAGCCGCCCTGGAGTCCAGCAAGCTAACAAACACTCAGTTAAATACCAAGCTAGACCAGCTG GCACAGCAATCTCAGGTGCTTTCTGATCAGATACAAAAG GAGCGAAAAGACTTTGAGCAGAGATTTTCAAAAGAGCAGGGAGCCATGCGAGAGCAACTGCAG GTCCACATCCAGACCATTGGTATACTGGTATCTGAAAAATCAGAGTTACAAACGGCACTACAATACACACAGCAGGCCGCACGGCagaaagcag CTGAGGCAGAGGAGTTGAACAACCGTCTACAGGCAACAAAGCAGAGAGTTTCCGAGCTGGAGAGAACACTTTCTTCTGTCTCAACACAGCAGAAACAATTTGAAAAG CACAACAAAGAGTTTGAAAAGGAGAGGGACAGCCTGAGGCTAGAGGTGTTTAGACTAAA TAATTTGAGTGAGGAGTCGAAGCAGCAGAAGTCAGAGCTGTCAGAGAAGATAAAGCTGAGCACACAGGAGAATGGCGCAATGAGGCTGGAGGTGGAAGATCTTCGCAAGAGACTCGAGATAGCTGACCTCATGTTGCAACAG ttCTCCAGTCAGTCAGATCCCTCCAATGCCAACCAGCAGGTGCAGTTACTGCTGGGAGAGAAGCAGCAAGTGGAAGAACATAATCACCAG CTGATGGAGTCAATTGCCCAGCTGCAGAAAGAGAGGGATTGCTACGCAGAGCAGATCCAGGAGGAGGGTCGTCTATGGAAGGATAAAACAGAACAGCTGCTGACACAG GTGTCTTTggtggcagaggagagggacCAAAACATTAGCCGTGTCCAGCAGCTGGAAGCTCGCATCACAGAGCTAAATAATGCTGCGG ttTTGTTGTCccaggagagagagaccctGGATAATACAGAGCCTCAATCGTCGGGGCCATCAGAGAGCGAGGTGGCTCTTCAAGAAGCCCTCAACTCTCTACATCAGGAGAAAGACGCTCTTATCGCACAGTACCAGGCACAG CTACGAGACAACGAGCAGCTTAGCCGCCTGTGTGTGGAGCAGGAGACGCGTCTGGGGGAGATGGAGCGGCAGGTAGAGAGACAGGTTGAGGAGGGAGACGACCGCCGGCGCATGCTGGAGGATGTTCAGTCAGACAAGGCCACTATAAGCCGTGCTCTGTCCCAGAACCGAACACTGAAGGACCAGTTGGCGGAGCTCCAGAATGGTTTTGTCAAACTG ACTAATGAGAACATGGAGCTGACCACTGCCATCCAGTCAGAGCAACATGTGAAAAAAGAGCTGGCTCGCAGAATGGGTGAACTGCAAGAGGAACTGCACGACGTCAAGGAGCAG CTGGAACTGAAAGGTACGGATGTCCAGAGTTTGATAGAGCAGAGGGACCAGGTTGTGGCCCACCTGCAGCAATATTCGGCAGGTTACCAGACCCTGGCCTCAGAGAGGGAGCAGATGCACCACCAGTATCTGCAGCAGATCCAGCTCATGGACCGGCTCCAGCACGATGAAAGCCAGGGCCGCGTGCAACTGGAGATCAGTCACAATCAGCTCAAGCAAGCGCAG GAGCATCTGGAAATGTTAGTCAAAGACAATGAGCATCTGAAAGCCGAGGTGAAGGAGCTGCTCTACAGCTCAACTCTTGTCACATCATCCAGAGACCAAG GCGATGGAGTGGAGAGCCAGTCACTGCAAGAGAGCCCAGAGAAATCCTCACCAATAATTATCCCTGAAGACTTCGAGAGCCATAAAGAGATG GAGGAGTTCATCCGAGAGGCTTTGGCTCagctggaggcagagagggacgAGGCCAGAAGGCAACTGGAGGAGGAACACCGGCTCCACATGGCGGCCAGACACCAGGCCGCTCTGGCCCTCAGCCTTGAGCAGCAACAGCACAGCTACACACCTGTTTACGACCATCATCACGACCACGAGCACGGTCACGCTGAGGGCGAGCACGGCCACTGTGAACACAGTCACGAGCATTCGG aaggaggagtaccgGTGGAAGTTCATCAGGCCCTGCAAGCTGCcatggagaagctgcagcagcgctTCTCCTCCCTCATGAGGGAGAAAGCCGACCTGagggagagggtggaggagctggagcaccGCTGCATCCAGCTGTCTGGAGAGACTGACACTATAG GGGAGTACATAGCTCTGTACCAAAATCAGCGGGCCATCATGAAGCAGAAACACCAAGAGAAGGAGCAGTACATCAGCATGCTGGCCCAGGACAAGGAGGAGATGAAA GCGAAGCTGGCCGAGCTGCAGGATCTGGTGATGAGGCTGGTGGCGGAGAGGAACGACTGGTACAGCCGCTACACCGGAGCTGTGGCCGGCACAATGAACCCCGACCTTCTTCCTGCTGGAGCGGATCACGCTCACACAGAGCACCATGGAGACGCACCCCTCAATGCTGTCAATGGAGCAG AAGCCATGGAGATCATTCCTTTGTCAGAGACTGGCCCTGAAGCCCCCTCGTCCCAGAAGCTGTCGAGCGGGACGGCGCCAGAAGAGGACGGCACGGCCCAGCAGATCATGCAGCTGCTCCAGGAGATCCAGAACCCCCAGGCAGCACAAAGAACCCCCCCTTTCCTCGGGGAGAACCCGTGCATCCCCTTCTTCTACCGGCCCGACGAACAGGACGAAGTCAAGATCCTGGTGgtgtga
- the golga2 gene encoding golgin subfamily A member 2 isoform X6 → MADQSRQIKLAAAKKKLKEFQQKSSPVSVGVEKGDGGSGGGGGGGGGGGGGGAKKKRKVKGLNQHDAPSTDRNSPDNDYPNTNGNGRLKEENRPLSSTESLRQLSQQLNGLVSESSSAYVNGDSPPPVSERELEDRSQELAAALESSKLTNTQLNTKLDQLAQQSQVLSDQIQKERKDFEQRFSKEQGAMREQLQVHIQTIGILVSEKSELQTALQYTQQAARQKAAEAEELNNRLQATKQRVSELERTLSSVSTQQKQFEKHNKEFEKERDSLRLEVFRLNNLSEESKQQKSELSEKIKLSTQENGAMRLEVEDLRKRLEIADLMLQQFSSQSDPSNANQQVQLLLGEKQQVEEHNHQLMESIAQLQKERDCYAEQIQEEGRLWKDKTEQLLTQVSLVAEERDQNISRVQQLEARITELNNAAVLLSQERETLDNTEPQSSGPSESEVALQEALNSLHQEKDALIAQYQAQLRDNEQLSRLCVEQETRLGEMERQVERQVEEGDDRRRMLEDVQSDKATISRALSQNRTLKDQLAELQNGFVKLTNENMELTTAIQSEQHVKKELARRMGELQEELHDVKEQLELKGTDVQSLIEQRDQVVAHLQQYSAGYQTLASEREQMHHQYLQQIQLMDRLQHDESQGRVQLEISHNQLKQAQEHLEMLVKDNEHLKAEVKELLYSSTLVTSSRDQGDGVESQSLQESPEKSSPIIIPEDFESHKEMEEFIREALAQLEAERDEARRQLEEEHRLHMAARHQAALALSLEQQQHSYTPVYDHHHDHEHGHAEGEHGHCEHSHEHSEGGVPVEVHQALQAAMEKLQQRFSSLMREKADLRERVEELEHRCIQLSGETDTIGEYIALYQNQRAIMKQKHQEKEQYISMLAQDKEEMKAKLAELQDLVMRLVAERNDWYSRYTGAVAGTMNPDLLPAGADHAHTEHHGDAPLNAVNGAEAMEIIPLSETGPEAPSSQKLSSGTAPEEDGTAQQIMQLLQEIQNPQAAQRTPPFLGENPCIPFFYRPDEQDEVKILVV, encoded by the exons CTGAAGGAGTTTCAGCAGAAGAGCTCCCCTGTTAGTGTGGGAGTAGAAAAGGGTGATGGTggtagtggaggaggaggaggaggaggaggcggcggtggtggtggaggagccaagaagaagaggaaagtgAAAGGATTGAACCAACATGATGCACCTTCAACAGACAGAAACTCTCCAGATAAT GACTATCCCAATACCAATGGAAACGGgcgtttaaaagaagaaaatag ACCACTGTCTTCCACAGAGAGCCTGCGGCAGCTCTCACAGCAGCTAAACGGCCTCGTCTCTGAG TCATCTTCTGCGTATGTCAATGGAGACAGTCCCCCTCCTGTTAGTGAGAGAGAGCTTGAG GATCGGAGCCAGGAGCTGGCAGCCGCCCTGGAGTCCAGCAAGCTAACAAACACTCAGTTAAATACCAAGCTAGACCAGCTG GCACAGCAATCTCAGGTGCTTTCTGATCAGATACAAAAG GAGCGAAAAGACTTTGAGCAGAGATTTTCAAAAGAGCAGGGAGCCATGCGAGAGCAACTGCAG GTCCACATCCAGACCATTGGTATACTGGTATCTGAAAAATCAGAGTTACAAACGGCACTACAATACACACAGCAGGCCGCACGGCagaaagcag CTGAGGCAGAGGAGTTGAACAACCGTCTACAGGCAACAAAGCAGAGAGTTTCCGAGCTGGAGAGAACACTTTCTTCTGTCTCAACACAGCAGAAACAATTTGAAAAG CACAACAAAGAGTTTGAAAAGGAGAGGGACAGCCTGAGGCTAGAGGTGTTTAGACTAAA TAATTTGAGTGAGGAGTCGAAGCAGCAGAAGTCAGAGCTGTCAGAGAAGATAAAGCTGAGCACACAGGAGAATGGCGCAATGAGGCTGGAGGTGGAAGATCTTCGCAAGAGACTCGAGATAGCTGACCTCATGTTGCAACAG ttCTCCAGTCAGTCAGATCCCTCCAATGCCAACCAGCAGGTGCAGTTACTGCTGGGAGAGAAGCAGCAAGTGGAAGAACATAATCACCAG CTGATGGAGTCAATTGCCCAGCTGCAGAAAGAGAGGGATTGCTACGCAGAGCAGATCCAGGAGGAGGGTCGTCTATGGAAGGATAAAACAGAACAGCTGCTGACACAG GTGTCTTTggtggcagaggagagggacCAAAACATTAGCCGTGTCCAGCAGCTGGAAGCTCGCATCACAGAGCTAAATAATGCTGCGG ttTTGTTGTCccaggagagagagaccctGGATAATACAGAGCCTCAATCGTCGGGGCCATCAGAGAGCGAGGTGGCTCTTCAAGAAGCCCTCAACTCTCTACATCAGGAGAAAGACGCTCTTATCGCACAGTACCAGGCACAG CTACGAGACAACGAGCAGCTTAGCCGCCTGTGTGTGGAGCAGGAGACGCGTCTGGGGGAGATGGAGCGGCAGGTAGAGAGACAGGTTGAGGAGGGAGACGACCGCCGGCGCATGCTGGAGGATGTTCAGTCAGACAAGGCCACTATAAGCCGTGCTCTGTCCCAGAACCGAACACTGAAGGACCAGTTGGCGGAGCTCCAGAATGGTTTTGTCAAACTG ACTAATGAGAACATGGAGCTGACCACTGCCATCCAGTCAGAGCAACATGTGAAAAAAGAGCTGGCTCGCAGAATGGGTGAACTGCAAGAGGAACTGCACGACGTCAAGGAGCAG CTGGAACTGAAAGGTACGGATGTCCAGAGTTTGATAGAGCAGAGGGACCAGGTTGTGGCCCACCTGCAGCAATATTCGGCAGGTTACCAGACCCTGGCCTCAGAGAGGGAGCAGATGCACCACCAGTATCTGCAGCAGATCCAGCTCATGGACCGGCTCCAGCACGATGAAAGCCAGGGCCGCGTGCAACTGGAGATCAGTCACAATCAGCTCAAGCAAGCGCAG GAGCATCTGGAAATGTTAGTCAAAGACAATGAGCATCTGAAAGCCGAGGTGAAGGAGCTGCTCTACAGCTCAACTCTTGTCACATCATCCAGAGACCAAG GCGATGGAGTGGAGAGCCAGTCACTGCAAGAGAGCCCAGAGAAATCCTCACCAATAATTATCCCTGAAGACTTCGAGAGCCATAAAGAGATG GAGGAGTTCATCCGAGAGGCTTTGGCTCagctggaggcagagagggacgAGGCCAGAAGGCAACTGGAGGAGGAACACCGGCTCCACATGGCGGCCAGACACCAGGCCGCTCTGGCCCTCAGCCTTGAGCAGCAACAGCACAGCTACACACCTGTTTACGACCATCATCACGACCACGAGCACGGTCACGCTGAGGGCGAGCACGGCCACTGTGAACACAGTCACGAGCATTCGG aaggaggagtaccgGTGGAAGTTCATCAGGCCCTGCAAGCTGCcatggagaagctgcagcagcgctTCTCCTCCCTCATGAGGGAGAAAGCCGACCTGagggagagggtggaggagctggagcaccGCTGCATCCAGCTGTCTGGAGAGACTGACACTATAG GGGAGTACATAGCTCTGTACCAAAATCAGCGGGCCATCATGAAGCAGAAACACCAAGAGAAGGAGCAGTACATCAGCATGCTGGCCCAGGACAAGGAGGAGATGAAA GCGAAGCTGGCCGAGCTGCAGGATCTGGTGATGAGGCTGGTGGCGGAGAGGAACGACTGGTACAGCCGCTACACCGGAGCTGTGGCCGGCACAATGAACCCCGACCTTCTTCCTGCTGGAGCGGATCACGCTCACACAGAGCACCATGGAGACGCACCCCTCAATGCTGTCAATGGAGCAG AAGCCATGGAGATCATTCCTTTGTCAGAGACTGGCCCTGAAGCCCCCTCGTCCCAGAAGCTGTCGAGCGGGACGGCGCCAGAAGAGGACGGCACGGCCCAGCAGATCATGCAGCTGCTCCAGGAGATCCAGAACCCCCAGGCAGCACAAAGAACCCCCCCTTTCCTCGGGGAGAACCCGTGCATCCCCTTCTTCTACCGGCCCGACGAACAGGACGAAGTCAAGATCCTGGTGgtgtga
- the golga2 gene encoding golgin subfamily A member 2 isoform X2 — protein sequence MADQSRQIKLAAAKKKLKEFQQKSSPVSVGVEKGDGGSGGGGGGGGGGGGGGAKKKRKVKGLNQHDAPSTDRNSPDNFDRILKALSQSNGVVLPPYGNSQAFADMEAIGSSVPQALEESKGELGPGSPVSNLASINTATNPESVGHNADLQDYPNTNGNGRLKEENRPLSSTESLRQLSQQLNGLVSESSSAYVNGDSPPPVSERELEDRSQELAAALESSKLTNTQLNTKLDQLAQQSQVLSDQIQKERKDFEQRFSKEQGAMREQLQVHIQTIGILVSEKSELQTALQYTQQAARQKAAEAEELNNRLQATKQRVSELERTLSSVSTQQKQFEKHNKEFEKERDSLRLEVFRLNNLSEESKQQKSELSEKIKLSTQENGAMRLEVEDLRKRLEIADLMLQQFSSQSDPSNANQQVQLLLGEKQQVEEHNHQLMESIAQLQKERDCYAEQIQEEGRLWKDKTEQLLTQVSLVAEERDQNISRVQQLEARITELNNAAVLLSQERETLDNTEPQSSGPSESEVALQEALNSLHQEKDALIAQYQAQLRDNEQLSRLCVEQETRLGEMERQVERQVEEGDDRRRMLEDVQSDKATISRALSQNRTLKDQLAELQNGFVKLTNENMELTTAIQSEQHVKKELARRMGELQEELHDVKEQLELKGTDVQSLIEQRDQVVAHLQQYSAGYQTLASEREQMHHQYLQQIQLMDRLQHDESQGRVQLEISHNQLKQAQEHLEMLVKDNEHLKAEVKELLYSSTLVTSSRDQGDGVESQSLQESPEKSSPIIIPEDFESHKEMEEFIREALAQLEAERDEARRQLEEEHRLHMAARHQAALALSLEQQQHSYTPVYDHHHDHEHGHAEGEHGHCEHSHEHSGGVPVEVHQALQAAMEKLQQRFSSLMREKADLRERVEELEHRCIQLSGETDTIGEYIALYQNQRAIMKQKHQEKEQYISMLAQDKEEMKAKLAELQDLVMRLVAERNDWYSRYTGAVAGTMNPDLLPAGADHAHTEHHGDAPLNAVNGAEAMEIIPLSETGPEAPSSQKLSSGTAPEEDGTAQQIMQLLQEIQNPQAAQRTPPFLGENPCIPFFYRPDEQDEVKILVV from the exons CTGAAGGAGTTTCAGCAGAAGAGCTCCCCTGTTAGTGTGGGAGTAGAAAAGGGTGATGGTggtagtggaggaggaggaggaggaggaggcggcggtggtggtggaggagccaagaagaagaggaaagtgAAAGGATTGAACCAACATGATGCACCTTCAACAGACAGAAACTCTCCAGATAAT TTTGACCGTATTCTGAAAGCACTTAGTCAAAGCAATGGAGTAGTCCTGCCTCCTTATGGCAACAGTCAG GCCTTTGCTGACATGGAGGCCATCGGGTCTTCAGTTCCCCAGGCGCTGGAGGAGTCAAAGGGCGAGCTGGGTCCTGGCTCACCTGTGTCTAACCTCGCTAGCATTAACACTGCTACTAACCCTGAGTCTGTTGGTCACAACGCTgacctccag GACTATCCCAATACCAATGGAAACGGgcgtttaaaagaagaaaatag ACCACTGTCTTCCACAGAGAGCCTGCGGCAGCTCTCACAGCAGCTAAACGGCCTCGTCTCTGAG TCATCTTCTGCGTATGTCAATGGAGACAGTCCCCCTCCTGTTAGTGAGAGAGAGCTTGAG GATCGGAGCCAGGAGCTGGCAGCCGCCCTGGAGTCCAGCAAGCTAACAAACACTCAGTTAAATACCAAGCTAGACCAGCTG GCACAGCAATCTCAGGTGCTTTCTGATCAGATACAAAAG GAGCGAAAAGACTTTGAGCAGAGATTTTCAAAAGAGCAGGGAGCCATGCGAGAGCAACTGCAG GTCCACATCCAGACCATTGGTATACTGGTATCTGAAAAATCAGAGTTACAAACGGCACTACAATACACACAGCAGGCCGCACGGCagaaagcag CTGAGGCAGAGGAGTTGAACAACCGTCTACAGGCAACAAAGCAGAGAGTTTCCGAGCTGGAGAGAACACTTTCTTCTGTCTCAACACAGCAGAAACAATTTGAAAAG CACAACAAAGAGTTTGAAAAGGAGAGGGACAGCCTGAGGCTAGAGGTGTTTAGACTAAA TAATTTGAGTGAGGAGTCGAAGCAGCAGAAGTCAGAGCTGTCAGAGAAGATAAAGCTGAGCACACAGGAGAATGGCGCAATGAGGCTGGAGGTGGAAGATCTTCGCAAGAGACTCGAGATAGCTGACCTCATGTTGCAACAG ttCTCCAGTCAGTCAGATCCCTCCAATGCCAACCAGCAGGTGCAGTTACTGCTGGGAGAGAAGCAGCAAGTGGAAGAACATAATCACCAG CTGATGGAGTCAATTGCCCAGCTGCAGAAAGAGAGGGATTGCTACGCAGAGCAGATCCAGGAGGAGGGTCGTCTATGGAAGGATAAAACAGAACAGCTGCTGACACAG GTGTCTTTggtggcagaggagagggacCAAAACATTAGCCGTGTCCAGCAGCTGGAAGCTCGCATCACAGAGCTAAATAATGCTGCGG ttTTGTTGTCccaggagagagagaccctGGATAATACAGAGCCTCAATCGTCGGGGCCATCAGAGAGCGAGGTGGCTCTTCAAGAAGCCCTCAACTCTCTACATCAGGAGAAAGACGCTCTTATCGCACAGTACCAGGCACAG CTACGAGACAACGAGCAGCTTAGCCGCCTGTGTGTGGAGCAGGAGACGCGTCTGGGGGAGATGGAGCGGCAGGTAGAGAGACAGGTTGAGGAGGGAGACGACCGCCGGCGCATGCTGGAGGATGTTCAGTCAGACAAGGCCACTATAAGCCGTGCTCTGTCCCAGAACCGAACACTGAAGGACCAGTTGGCGGAGCTCCAGAATGGTTTTGTCAAACTG ACTAATGAGAACATGGAGCTGACCACTGCCATCCAGTCAGAGCAACATGTGAAAAAAGAGCTGGCTCGCAGAATGGGTGAACTGCAAGAGGAACTGCACGACGTCAAGGAGCAG CTGGAACTGAAAGGTACGGATGTCCAGAGTTTGATAGAGCAGAGGGACCAGGTTGTGGCCCACCTGCAGCAATATTCGGCAGGTTACCAGACCCTGGCCTCAGAGAGGGAGCAGATGCACCACCAGTATCTGCAGCAGATCCAGCTCATGGACCGGCTCCAGCACGATGAAAGCCAGGGCCGCGTGCAACTGGAGATCAGTCACAATCAGCTCAAGCAAGCGCAG GAGCATCTGGAAATGTTAGTCAAAGACAATGAGCATCTGAAAGCCGAGGTGAAGGAGCTGCTCTACAGCTCAACTCTTGTCACATCATCCAGAGACCAAG GCGATGGAGTGGAGAGCCAGTCACTGCAAGAGAGCCCAGAGAAATCCTCACCAATAATTATCCCTGAAGACTTCGAGAGCCATAAAGAGATG GAGGAGTTCATCCGAGAGGCTTTGGCTCagctggaggcagagagggacgAGGCCAGAAGGCAACTGGAGGAGGAACACCGGCTCCACATGGCGGCCAGACACCAGGCCGCTCTGGCCCTCAGCCTTGAGCAGCAACAGCACAGCTACACACCTGTTTACGACCATCATCACGACCACGAGCACGGTCACGCTGAGGGCGAGCACGGCCACTGTGAACACAGTCACGAGCATTCGG gaggagtaccgGTGGAAGTTCATCAGGCCCTGCAAGCTGCcatggagaagctgcagcagcgctTCTCCTCCCTCATGAGGGAGAAAGCCGACCTGagggagagggtggaggagctggagcaccGCTGCATCCAGCTGTCTGGAGAGACTGACACTATAG GGGAGTACATAGCTCTGTACCAAAATCAGCGGGCCATCATGAAGCAGAAACACCAAGAGAAGGAGCAGTACATCAGCATGCTGGCCCAGGACAAGGAGGAGATGAAA GCGAAGCTGGCCGAGCTGCAGGATCTGGTGATGAGGCTGGTGGCGGAGAGGAACGACTGGTACAGCCGCTACACCGGAGCTGTGGCCGGCACAATGAACCCCGACCTTCTTCCTGCTGGAGCGGATCACGCTCACACAGAGCACCATGGAGACGCACCCCTCAATGCTGTCAATGGAGCAG AAGCCATGGAGATCATTCCTTTGTCAGAGACTGGCCCTGAAGCCCCCTCGTCCCAGAAGCTGTCGAGCGGGACGGCGCCAGAAGAGGACGGCACGGCCCAGCAGATCATGCAGCTGCTCCAGGAGATCCAGAACCCCCAGGCAGCACAAAGAACCCCCCCTTTCCTCGGGGAGAACCCGTGCATCCCCTTCTTCTACCGGCCCGACGAACAGGACGAAGTCAAGATCCTGGTGgtgtga